From the genome of Streptomyces spinoverrucosus:
CGCTGATGAAGATGTCGGGGTCCAGGACACCGTTCGCGAACAGCTCGGCCGCGCGCTCGAAGCTGTGGAGTACGGCCATGGAGCCCGTGATGGTGATTTCCTGGTTGTAGATGCGGTACGGGTCGATGGTCACGCGCGTCGCGTAGTCCGCCACCCCGAACTGCAGGAACGTACCGGCCTTGGCCACGCGGTCCAGGCCGTCCTGGATCGCCGCCGCGTTCCCGGTCGCGTCCACCACCACGTCCCAGCCCTGCGGGCGGTCCAGTTCGTCCGCGTTCGCCGCCGACCCGGAGACACCCAGCTTGCGTGCCGTCTCCAGGCGGGCCGGGTTGACGTCCACCACCTCCACGCTCGCCGCGCCCGTGCGCTTGGCCAGCTCCAGCATCATCAGGCCCATCGTGCCCGAGCCGTAGATCAGGACGTGGGCGCCCAGGCGGGACTGCAGGACGTCGTAACCGCGTACCGCGCAGGACAGGGGCTCGATCAGGGCCGCGTCCTGCGTGCGGATGTGCTCGGGGAGCTTCACGCAGTTCGCCACCGGCGCCACCGCGTACTGGGCGGCGCCGCCCGCCGTCGTCACGCCGATCGCGGCCCAGCGTTCACAGAGGTTGTTGTGTCCGTTGCGGCAGTAGCGGCACTCGTAGCAGTACAGCGACGGGTCGACCGCGACCTGGTCGCCCGGCGCCACCTCGGTGACCCGGGTGCCGACGGCCACCACCTCGCCCGCGAACTCGTGCCCGGGCACGATCGGCAGGCTGGGAGCGAACTCGCCTTGGAGGATGTGCAGGTCCGTGCCGCACAGGCCGCACGCGGCGACCTCCACGACGACCTCGCGGGGGCCCGGCGTCGGGTCCGGGACCTCGGCGACGACGGCCTTGCCGACGGACTCGATGACGGCGGCCTTCATTTCACGGCTCCCAACGACAGGCCCTGGACCAGCTTGTCCTGGGCGGCGAACCCCGCGGCGAGCACCGGCAGGGAGATGACGAGCGACGCGGCGCACACCTTCGCCAGGAACAGGCCCTGGCTGGTGATGAAGCCGGTCAGGAAGACGGGGGCGGTCTCGGCGACCACGCCCGTGAGGACTCGGGCGAACAGCAGCTCGTTCCAGCTGAAGATGAAGCAGATCAGGGCGGTGGCGGCGATGCCGGGCAGGGCCATCGGCGCGATCACGCGGCCCAGGATCGTGGGGAGGCGGGCGCCGTCCACGCGGGCCGCCTCGATCACCGCCACCGGGACCTCGGCCAGGAACGACTGCATCATCCACACCGCGATCGGCAGGTTCATGGAGGTGTAGAGGACGACCAGCAGCCAGATGTTGTCCAGCAGCCCGGTGTTCTTGGCGAAGAGGTAGATCGGCAGCAGGCCCGCCACCACCGGCAGCATCTTCGTGGAGAGGAAGAAGAACAGGACGTCCGTCCACTTGCGCACCCGGCGGATCGACAGCGCGTACGCGGCGGGCAGCGCCAGGAGCAGCACCAGCAGCGTCGAGGTCACCGACGCCACCGTCGAGTTGATCAGGGACGGCCAGGGGCTGGCCCCGCCGCCGGCGCCGAAGAACTCGCGGTAGCCGTCGAGGGTGAGCGCGGCGCCGAAGGACGGCGGGTTGGTCGCCGCGTCCTGTTCGGAGTGGAAGGACGTCAGCGCCATCCACGCGATGGGCAGGAAGAAGACGATGCCGGCCAGCCAGGCCACCAGGCCCAGACCGGCGCCCTTACGGGGGATACGACGGACGCGTACGGCGATGCCGCTCATCCGCGGTTCACCTCCTCGCGGAACAGGGACGACACCACGCGCAGGGCGAAGGTCGCGATGATGATCGAGCCGATGACGACCAGGACGCCGGCGGCCGAGGCGAGGCCGTTCTCGTGGGCCTGGTAGAAGCTCTGGTAGACGGTGTAGGGCAGGTTGGCGGTGCCCAGGCCGCCGGACGTGATCGTGAAGACCGCGTCGAAGTTCTGGACGATGTAGATCGAGCCGAGCAGCGCGCCGAGTTCGAGGTAGCGGCGCAGGTGCGGGAGCGTGAGGTGGCGGAAGATCTGCCAGTCGCTCGCGCCGTCCACCCGTGCGGCCTCGATCTGCTCCGGGTCCCGGCTCTGCAGCCCGGCCAGGACGATCAGCATCATGAACGGGGTCCACTGCCAGACCAGGGACGCCTCGACCGCGAGCAGCGGGGTGTTGGAGATCCAGTCCGGTTGTGGGCCACCCACATAGTGCAACAACCCATTGAGCAGGCCGTATTCAGGGTTGTAGAGCACATGCTTCCAGAGCAGTGCCGCCGCGACGGGGACGACCAGGAACGGCGCGATCAGCAGGGTGCGGACCAGGCCCCGGCCCTTGAACCTCCGGTCCAGCAGCAGCGCCAGCACCAGGCCGAGGAGCAGGCTGACCAGGACGACGGTCACGGTCAGCAGGATCGTCGTCCACACCGAGTTGCGCAGGTCGGCGTCGGTGAGGACATGGCGGTAGTTGTCGACGCCGGCGAAGCGGCGGGCGTCGGGATAGAGGGCGTTCCAGTCGAAGAAGGAGATCACCAGCGTGGCCACGAACGGCAGCTGGGTCACGACGATCATGAAGATCAGCGCGGGCAGCAGGGGCGCCCGGGTGGCCCAGGCGCGCAGCCGGGCCGACGGCTCGTGCTTGTGTGGGTGCACCGAGGGGGTGGCCACGGGGGCGGTGGTGGTGGCGGTCATCGTCCCTCGTACTCCTCGGAGATGCGCTCGGCGAGCTGCTGGGACTTCTTCAGGGCCTCGTCGACGGACTGGCGTCCGGCGATGGCCGCGCTGATCTCCTGGGAGACCTTGGTGCCGAGGTCGGTGAACTCGGGGATGCCGACGAACTGGATGCCGGGCGCGGGACGCGGCTGCACTCCGGGGTCGTTCGGCCGGGCGCCCTCGATGGCCTCCTTCGTCATCTCCTGGAAGGCGGCGGCCTCGGCGCGGTAGTCGGGGTTCGTGTACGTCGACGCCCGCTTGCCCGCCGGTACGTTCGACCAGCCGATCTGGTCGCCGACCAGCTGCTCGTACTCCTTGCTGGACGCCCAGGAGACGAACTGCCAGGCCTTGTCGGCGTTGCGGGAGGCGTTCTGGATGCCCCAGGCCCAGGTGTAGAGCCAGCCGGAGGACTCGGTCTTCTCCACGGGTGCGGGGGCGTAGCCGACGTTGCCCTTGACGGGGGAGTCGGCCGCTTCCAGGGAGCCGGCCGCGGAGGTGGCGTCGTACCACATGGCGACCTTGCCCTGGGTCATGTTGTTGAGGCACTCGGCGAAGCCGGACTGGGCGGCGCCGGACTCGCCGTGCTCACGGACCAGGTCGACATAGAACTTTGTCGCCTTCTTCCATTCGGGGGAGTCGAGGCGCGCGTTCCAGTTGTCGTCGAACCAGGTGCCGCCGAAGGTGTTCACGACCGTCGTCAGCGGTGCCATGACCTCGCCCCAGCCGGGCAGGCCGCGCAGGCAGATGCCCTTCATGCCGGACTCGGCGCCGTCCACCTTCGCGGCGAGGTCCGCCACCTGGGTCCAGGTGGGGTGCGCGGGCATCGTCAGGCCTTCCTTGTCGAACACGTCCTTGCGGTACATCAGGAAGGACGACTCGCCGTAGAAGGGCTGGCCGTAGAGCTTGCCGTCGTCGCCGGTGAGGGACTGGCGCATCGGCTTGAGGACGTCCTGCTCGTCGTACGCCGGGTCGTCGGCGACGTAGGAGTCCATCTCCTTCAGCCAGCCGTTGCGGGCGTAGATCGGTATCTCGTAGTTGGAGAGGGTGGCGACGTCGTACTGGCCGGCCTGGTTGGCGAAGTCCTGGCTGATCTTGTCGCGGACGTCGTTCTCGGGCAGGACGGTGAAGTTGACCTTGATGCCGGTCTCTTTGGTGAAGTGAGCGGCGGTCAGCTTCTGCAGCTCGACCATCTGCGGGTTGTTGACCATCAGGACGTTGATCGAGTTGCCGCCCGATCCCGCCCCGCCCGCCCCGACCCAGCAGCCGGAGAGCAGCGGGGCGAGCAGCGTCCCTGCGGCGGCCATGGCGAGCGTGGCTCGCGGCCTCCGTCGGCTCTGGGTTCGCATGGATCGCTCCTGAACATTTGGGGAGATAAGGGGCACTGCTGGGTGTGAGGGTGCCCTATAGGGGATGAGTTGGATTTTCAGACGCGGATGACCTGGGGGCCGAGCAGCGAGTAGCGGTGCGCCTCGGACGTCGGCAGGAGGGTGCTCGTGACGATCGCCTCCAGCGCGCCGACCTCCGCGAACCGGCAGAAACTGACCGCCCCGAACTTGGTGTGCACGCCCGCGAAGACCGTGCGCCGCGCGGCCCGCACCGCCTGCGCCTTGACCTCGCTGACCGCGGGGTCGGGGGTGGTCAGGCCGTGCTCCCGGGAGATGCCGTTGGCGCCGATGTAGGCGAGGTCGACCACGAAGCCGGCGAGCATCTTCGTCGTCCAGTGGTCGACGGTGGCCAGCGTGCCCGAGCGGACCCGGCCGCCGAGCAGCAGCACCGAGAAGCCCTCGGTCTCGGCGAGCGCGCCCGCGACGGGCAGGGACGCGGTGACCACGGTCAGCGGCCGGTCCCTGGGCAGTGCCTCGGCGATGAGCTGCGGGGTGAAGCCCTCGTCGACGAAGACCGTCTCGGCGTCCCCGAGCAGCTCGGCCGCGGCGGCCGCGATCCGGCGCTTCTCGGGGACGTGACTGGTGGCGCGGAACGCGAGGGTGGTCTCGAAGCCCGCGCTCTCCACGGGGTAGGCGCCGCCGTGGGTGCGGCGGACCAGGCCGTGGTCCTCAAGGGCGCGCAGATCCCGCCGTACGGTCTCCTTGGCCACGCCCAGCTGGGTGGCGAGCGCGGTGACGTCGACGGAGCCGGTGGCGCGGGCCGCGCGCACGATTTCGCGCTGCCGTTCTTCCGCGGTTCGGTTCATCTCTGTCACCCGCCTTCTCGCCGCGCTGCCCGTTCGGGCCCATGGGGGAAGTTCTACAGCGGGGGCGGTGTGGTGACCAGGTCTGTTAAGGGAGTGTTAGTGCCCGGGTGTGCCCGTTCGGTCTTGGGCGCGGTTGGTTGTGGGGGGACGGGTTGTGTGTTGTCTGGGGGTGCGTTGTGGCTGGTCGCGCAGGTCCCCGCGCCCCTGGGGGCGCTGCCGGACCGCATCTCGAGCTGTGCCCGAATGTGGGAGCGGGCGGGTCCGTTTCTTGCCCGGTCGGCTCTGTCTTGGTCGGGATTTCGTCAGTACGGCCAGATCGGGGGGTCGGTCACGAAGTGGCCGCCCAGGTAGGCGTGCGCCTCGTTGTCGGGCTGCAGCTCGCCCTGCTCGGCGATCAGCTTCTCGGCGTACGGCTCGGAGTCGTCCTGCGGTTCGTAGCCGAGTGCCCGCGCGGTGGACAGGTCCCACCACAGGCGCGTGTTCGCGGAGGAGCCGTAGACGACCGTGTGGCCGACGTTCTCGGCGGTCAGGGCCGCGTGGAAGAGACGGGCGCCGTCGGCGGGGCTCATCCAGACCGAGAGCATGCGCACGCTGGTCGGCTCCGGGAAGCAGGAGCCGATGCGGACGGAGACGGTCTCCATGCCGTGCTTGTCCCAGTAGAACTGCGCGAGGTCCTCACCGAAGGACTTGGACAGGCCGTAGAAGGTGTCCGGGCGGTGCGGGGTGTCGATCGGGATCAGAGGGTCGTCGCCCCGGGGGCGGGGGGTGTAGCCCACCGCGTGGTTGGAGGAGGCGAAGACGATGCGCCGGATGCCCTCCTCGCGGGCGGCCTCGTACAGGTTGTACGTGCCCTCGATGTTCGCCCTGAGGATCTGCTCGAAGGGGGCTTCCAGGGAGATGCCCGCGAGGTGGATGATCGCGTCGACGCCCCGCACGGCCTCGCGCAGGGCCGCCCGGTCGGCGAGGTCCGCGGCGATCGCGTCCGGCTCGCCCTCGATGGGGCGCAGGTCGAGCAGGCGCAGTGTGTACCCGTGCGCCGGGAGCAGGTCCCGCATCAGGGTGCCGAGCCCGCCGGCGGCGCCGGTGAGCAGAACGGTGCGGGGAGCGGGCATCCTCGGGTCTCCTTGCGGGGTCTCCATGAGCAAACGGCCGTATTCATGCACGGCATTCACATGCGTGGACACGCTAAGGAGCGAGACCGTGCCCGTCAAGGGGCGCGCGGAGGCATCAAATCCGCTGGTGCATTGGGGGTTGACCGGCTTGACCCCTCCTATGGGGCCACCTTAGCGTGAGCACGTTCAGGAATGTGGACGCGAAACATGAATATGGACCTTGGAGAGCCCGTGACGCCAGCTCCGCTCGCCGCCCGCCTCAGCGTCCCCAGCGGGCCGCTGTTCTTCCCGGTCACCGCCTACGGACCCGACGGTTCCCTCAACCTCGACGCCTACCGGGTGCACGTCCGCCGGGGGATCGAGGCCGGGGCCGCCGCCGTCTTCGCGTGCTGCGGCACCGGGGAGTTCCACGCGCTCACGCCCGAGGAGCTCGAGGCCTGCGTCCGGGCGGCCGTGGAGGAGGCGGCGGGGCGCGTGCCGGTGGTCGCGGGCGCCGGATACGGCACCGCGCTCGCCGTACGCTACGCACGCCTCGCCGAACGGGCCGGGGCGGACGGGCTGCTCGCCATGCCGCCGTACCTCGTCCTCGCCGGGCAGGAGGGCCTGCTGCGGCACTACCGGGAGCTCGCGTCGGCCACCGCCCTGCCGGTGATCGTCTACCAGCGCGACAACGCCGTGTTCACGCCCGAGACCGTCGTCGACCTCGCCCGCACGGACGGGATCATCGGCCTCAAGGACGGCCTCGGCGACCTGGACCTGATGCAGCGGATCGTGAGCGCCGTGCGCACCGAAGTCCCGGGCGACTTCCTCTACTTCAACGGGCTGCCCACCGCCGAGCAGACCCAGCTCGCCTACCGCGCCATCGGCGTCCCGCTCTACTCCTCGGCGGTGTTCTGCTTCGCCCCCGAGATCGCCCTCGCCTTCCACACCGCCCTGAATTCCGGCGACGACCGCACCGTCCGGCGCCTGCTCGACGGCTTCTACCGGCCGTTCGTCGAACTGCGCGCCCAGGGCCGCGGCTACGCCGTCGCCCTCGTCAAGGCGGGCGTACGGCTGCGCGGGCTCGATGTGGGCGAAGTACGGCCCCCGCTGCACGAACCGAGCGAGGATCATGTCAAACAGCTCGCTCAGCTGATCGATCGTGGCTACGCGCTGCTGGAGGAGGACGCGTGAAGGCGTCGGCGTTCGTCTACCCCTGGGACGTCATCGGGGACCCGGAGGCACCGGCACGGATCGCCGCGCTCGGCGTGGACCAGGTGACACTCGCCGCCGCCTACCACTCCACCCGCGCGCTCACCCCCCGCCACCCCCGCCACCGCGTCGTCACCGCCGAACACGCCGCCGTGCTCTACCCCACGGACGCCCGCTGGGAAGGCCGCCCGCTGCGCCCGTACCCGGCCGGTGACTGGGCGCCCGGCGACGCGTACGGCGAGGCGGCGGACGCCCTCACCGGGGCCGGGCTGGAGGTGCACACCTGGGTGGTCCTCG
Proteins encoded in this window:
- a CDS encoding zinc-dependent alcohol dehydrogenase family protein, with amino-acid sequence MKAAVIESVGKAVVAEVPDPTPGPREVVVEVAACGLCGTDLHILQGEFAPSLPIVPGHEFAGEVVAVGTRVTEVAPGDQVAVDPSLYCYECRYCRNGHNNLCERWAAIGVTTAGGAAQYAVAPVANCVKLPEHIRTQDAALIEPLSCAVRGYDVLQSRLGAHVLIYGSGTMGLMMLELAKRTGAASVEVVDVNPARLETARKLGVSGSAANADELDRPQGWDVVVDATGNAAAIQDGLDRVAKAGTFLQFGVADYATRVTIDPYRIYNQEITITGSMAVLHSFERAAELFANGVLDPDIFISDRLPLSSYPEALEQFASGKGRKIVVVP
- a CDS encoding carbohydrate ABC transporter permease; the protein is MSGIAVRVRRIPRKGAGLGLVAWLAGIVFFLPIAWMALTSFHSEQDAATNPPSFGAALTLDGYREFFGAGGGASPWPSLINSTVASVTSTLLVLLLALPAAYALSIRRVRKWTDVLFFFLSTKMLPVVAGLLPIYLFAKNTGLLDNIWLLVVLYTSMNLPIAVWMMQSFLAEVPVAVIEAARVDGARLPTILGRVIAPMALPGIAATALICFIFSWNELLFARVLTGVVAETAPVFLTGFITSQGLFLAKVCAASLVISLPVLAAGFAAQDKLVQGLSLGAVK
- a CDS encoding carbohydrate ABC transporter permease, which translates into the protein MTATTTAPVATPSVHPHKHEPSARLRAWATRAPLLPALIFMIVVTQLPFVATLVISFFDWNALYPDARRFAGVDNYRHVLTDADLRNSVWTTILLTVTVVLVSLLLGLVLALLLDRRFKGRGLVRTLLIAPFLVVPVAAALLWKHVLYNPEYGLLNGLLHYVGGPQPDWISNTPLLAVEASLVWQWTPFMMLIVLAGLQSRDPEQIEAARVDGASDWQIFRHLTLPHLRRYLELGALLGSIYIVQNFDAVFTITSGGLGTANLPYTVYQSFYQAHENGLASAAGVLVVIGSIIIATFALRVVSSLFREEVNRG
- a CDS encoding ABC transporter substrate-binding protein; this encodes MRTQSRRRPRATLAMAAAGTLLAPLLSGCWVGAGGAGSGGNSINVLMVNNPQMVELQKLTAAHFTKETGIKVNFTVLPENDVRDKISQDFANQAGQYDVATLSNYEIPIYARNGWLKEMDSYVADDPAYDEQDVLKPMRQSLTGDDGKLYGQPFYGESSFLMYRKDVFDKEGLTMPAHPTWTQVADLAAKVDGAESGMKGICLRGLPGWGEVMAPLTTVVNTFGGTWFDDNWNARLDSPEWKKATKFYVDLVREHGESGAAQSGFAECLNNMTQGKVAMWYDATSAAGSLEAADSPVKGNVGYAPAPVEKTESSGWLYTWAWGIQNASRNADKAWQFVSWASSKEYEQLVGDQIGWSNVPAGKRASTYTNPDYRAEAAAFQEMTKEAIEGARPNDPGVQPRPAPGIQFVGIPEFTDLGTKVSQEISAAIAGRQSVDEALKKSQQLAERISEEYEGR
- a CDS encoding DeoR/GlpR family DNA-binding transcription regulator, whose amino-acid sequence is MNRTAEERQREIVRAARATGSVDVTALATQLGVAKETVRRDLRALEDHGLVRRTHGGAYPVESAGFETTLAFRATSHVPEKRRIAAAAAELLGDAETVFVDEGFTPQLIAEALPRDRPLTVVTASLPVAGALAETEGFSVLLLGGRVRSGTLATVDHWTTKMLAGFVVDLAYIGANGISREHGLTTPDPAVSEVKAQAVRAARRTVFAGVHTKFGAVSFCRFAEVGALEAIVTSTLLPTSEAHRYSLLGPQVIRV
- a CDS encoding NAD-dependent epimerase/dehydratase family protein, coding for MPAPRTVLLTGAAGGLGTLMRDLLPAHGYTLRLLDLRPIEGEPDAIAADLADRAALREAVRGVDAIIHLAGISLEAPFEQILRANIEGTYNLYEAAREEGIRRIVFASSNHAVGYTPRPRGDDPLIPIDTPHRPDTFYGLSKSFGEDLAQFYWDKHGMETVSVRIGSCFPEPTSVRMLSVWMSPADGARLFHAALTAENVGHTVVYGSSANTRLWWDLSTARALGYEPQDDSEPYAEKLIAEQGELQPDNEAHAYLGGHFVTDPPIWPY
- a CDS encoding 5-dehydro-4-deoxyglucarate dehydratase, whose product is MTPAPLAARLSVPSGPLFFPVTAYGPDGSLNLDAYRVHVRRGIEAGAAAVFACCGTGEFHALTPEELEACVRAAVEEAAGRVPVVAGAGYGTALAVRYARLAERAGADGLLAMPPYLVLAGQEGLLRHYRELASATALPVIVYQRDNAVFTPETVVDLARTDGIIGLKDGLGDLDLMQRIVSAVRTEVPGDFLYFNGLPTAEQTQLAYRAIGVPLYSSAVFCFAPEIALAFHTALNSGDDRTVRRLLDGFYRPFVELRAQGRGYAVALVKAGVRLRGLDVGEVRPPLHEPSEDHVKQLAQLIDRGYALLEEDA